One window of the Salminus brasiliensis chromosome 1, fSalBra1.hap2, whole genome shotgun sequence genome contains the following:
- the LOC140536530 gene encoding uncharacterized protein — protein MPYFLHPISYSLHPISYSLHPISYSLHPLPYSLHPISYSLHPISYSLHPLLYSLHPISYSLHPISYSLHPLLYSLHPLPYSLHPISYSLHPISYSLHPISYSLHPLLYSLHPLLYSLHPISYSLHPISYSLHPLLYSLHPLLYSLHPLLYFLHPISYFLHPISYSLHPISYFLHPISYFLHPLLYSLHPLPYSLHPISYSLHPISYFLHPLLYSLHPLPYSLHPISYFLHPISYSLHPISYFLHPISYSLHPLLYSLHPLLYSLHPISYSLHPISYSLHPISYSLHPLLYSLHPLPYSLHPISYSLHPISYSLHPLLYSLHPLLYSLHPLLYFLHPISYFLHPISYSLHPISYFLHPISYFLHPLLYSLHPLPYSLNPISYSLHPISYFLHPLLYSLHPLPYSLHPISYSLHPISYFLHPIFYSLHPISYFLHPISYSLHPLLYSLHPLLYSLHPISYSLHPISYFLHPISYSLHPISYSLHPYSLHPISYSLHPISYSLHPLLYSLHPLLYSLHPISYSLHPISYFLHPISYSLHPLLYSLHPISYSLHPLLYSLHPLLYSLHPLLYSLHPISYSLHPISYFLHPISYFLHPISYSLHPLLYSLHPLLYSLHPLLYSLHPLLYSLHPLLYSLHPLLYSLHPLLYSLHPISYSLHPLLYSLHPISYSLHPLLYSLHPISYSLHPLLYSLHPLLYSLHPLLYSLHPISYFLHPISYSLHPISYSLHPLLYSLHPLLYSLHPISYSLHPLLYSLHPISYSLHPLLYSLHPLLYSLHPLLYSLHPISYFLHPISYFLHPISYSLHPISYSLHPLLYSLHPISYSLHPLLYSLHPLLYSLHPLLYSLHPISYFLHPISYSLHPIFYSLHPLLYSLHPLLYSLHPISYFLHPISYSLHPIFYSLHPLLYSLHPLLYSLHPISYFLHPISYSLHPIFYSLHPLLYSLHPLLYSLHPLLYSLHPLTTQKVPYVGRVCAVGDAP, from the exons ATGCCCTACTTCCTACACCCCATatcctactccctacaccccatatcctactccctacaccccatatcctactccctacaccccctgccctactccctacaccccatatcctactccctacaccccatatcctactccctacaccctctgctctactccctacaccccatatcctactccctacaccccatatcctactccctacaccccctgctctactccctacaccctctgccctactccctacaccccatatcctactccctacaccccatatcctactccctacaccccatatcctactccctacaccctctgctctactccctacaccccctgctctactccctacaccccatatcctactccctacaccccatatcctactccctacaccctctgctctactccctacaccccctgctctactccctacaccctctGCTCTACTTCCTACACCCCATATCCTACTTCCTACACCCCATatcctactccctacaccccatATCCTACTTCCTACACCCCATATCCTACTTCCTACACCCCCTgctctactccctacaccctctgccctactccctacaccccatatcctactccctacaccccatATCCTACTTCCTACACCCCCTgctctactccctacaccctctgccctactccctacaccccatatcctacttcctacaccccatatcctactccctacaccccatatcctacttcctacaccccatatcctactccctacaccccctgctctactccctacaccctctgctctactccctacaccccatATCTTATTCCCTACACCCCATatcctactccctacaccccatatcctactccctacaccccctgctctactccctacaccctctgccctactccctacaccccatatcctactccctacaccccatatcctactccctacaccctctgctctactccctacaccccctgctctactccctacaccctctGCTCTACTTCCTACACCCCATATCCTACTTCCTACACCCCATatcctactccctacaccccatATCCTACTTCCTACACCCCATATCCTACTTCCTACACCCCCTgctctactccctacaccctctGCCCTACTCCCTAAACCCCATatcctactccctacaccccatATCCTACTTCCTACACCCCCTgctctactccctacaccctctgccctactccctacaccccatatcctactccctacaccccatATCCTACTTCCTACACCCCATAttctactccctacaccccatatcctacttcctacaccccatatcctactccctacaccccctgctctactccctacaccctctgctctactccctacaccccatatcttactccctacaccccatatcctacttcctacaccccatatcctactccctacaccccatatcctactccctacacccct actccctacaccccatatcctactccctacaccccatatcctactccctacaccctctgctctactccctacaccctctgctctactccctacaccccatatcttactccctacaccccatatcctacttcctacaccccatatcctactccctacaccccctgctctactccctacaccccatatcctactccctacaccctctgctctactccctacaccccctgctctactccctacaccctctgctctactccctacaccccatATCTTACTCCCTACACCCCATATCCTACTTCCTACACCCCATATCCTACTTCCTACACCCCATATCCTATTCCCTACACCCCCTgctctactccctacaccctctgctctactccctacaccctctgctctactccctacaccccctgctctactccctacaccctctgctctactccctacaccccctgctctactccctacaccccctgctctactccctacaccccatatcctactccctacaccctctgctctactccctacaccccatatcctactccctacaccctctgctctactccctacaccccatatcctactccctacaccctctgctctactccctacaccccctgctctactccctacaccctctgctctactccctacaccccatatcctacttcctacaccccatatcctactccctacaccccatATCCTATTCCCTACACCCCCTgctctactccctacaccctctgctctactccctacaccccatatcctactccctacaccctctgctctactccctacaccccatatcctactccctacaccctctgctctactccctacaccccctgctctactccctacaccctctgctctactccctacaccccatatcctacttcctacaccccatatcctacttcctacaccccatatcctactccctacaccccatATCCTATTCCCTACACCCTCTgctctactccctacaccccatatcctactccctacaccctctgctctactccctacaccccctgctctactccctacaccctctgctctactccctacaccccatatcctacttcctacaccccatatcctactccctacaccccatattctactccctacaccccctgctctactccctacaccctctgctctactccctacaccccatatcctacttcctacaccccatatcctactccctacaccccatattctactccctacaccccctgctctactccctacaccccctgctctactccctacaccccatatcctacttcctacaccccatatcctactccctacaccccatattctactccctacaccccctgctctactccctacaccctctgctctactccctacaccctctgctctactccctacaccccct AACTACACAGAAGGTGCCCTATGTAGGCCGGGTCTGTGCCGTTGGGGACGCTCCCTAG
- the mrps31 gene encoding small ribosomal subunit protein mS31 — translation MGRCVAVMYRRALFSLYPRRTALTLPPETTLIPPARGHLLCAPVRRTELQVSRRAFGSTGVVLCEKKDGPASAPSGEVKKDEERAETKRSESAAQTESEPRAEDRREAASLLDLLATMKVTTTHKASLPKVQRDRPEAPPRPEDMESTTSMFQQATSAAAAQRASQSAALVAAASAAASTLPNSAQAKLELLQQLRKHKAVSQDQRKGESHNLGNIIADMKVGWNRNHIQKGSSARHLTFDEDDRGYKRDRSILSELGGIPKEKSSFLAKRLKIFPVEELNTDTDLAAGPSLWDADMASQIAEVINQWPQNGFEEMIQWTRDGRLWQYPVDNEAGIEEEASVPFHEHVFLERHLEEGFPKYGPIRHFMELVVTGLGKNHQLTVKQKLEHIAWFREYFQQKQDVLKEAEAY, via the exons ATGGGGCGGTGTGTGGCGGTCATGTACAGAAGAGcgcttttctctctttatccgCGGAGGACTGCTTTAACCCTCCCCCCCGAGACCACCCTCATCCCCCCGGCACGCGGACACCTGCTCTGTGCTCCTGTGCGCAG GACTGAGCTCCAGGTGAGCCGAAGAGCGTTCGGGAGCACCGGGGTcgtcctctgtgagaagaaggATGGACCGGCCTCTGCTCCTTCAGGGGAGGTAAAGAAGGATGAGGAGAGGGCCGAGACCAAGAGGAGCGAAAGTGCAGCCCAGACAGAATCCGAGCCGAGAGCAGAAGACCGGAGAGAAGCT GCGAGTCTCCTGGATCTACTGGCAACCATGAAGGTGACCACCACGCACAAGGCCAGTTTGCCCAAGGTCCAGAGGGACAGGCCGGAGGCTCCACCCAGGCCGGAGGACATGGAGAGCACCACCAGCATGTTCCAGCAGGCAACCAGTGCGGCAGCAGCGCAAAG agcGTCTCAGAGTGCGGCGCTCGTTGCGGCCGCATCGGCAGCAGCGTCCACTCTTCCCAACAGCGCTCAGGCTAAATTAGAACTTCTCCAGCAGCTCAGGAAACACAAGGCCGTCTCACAGGACCAaaggaaaggagagagccaCAACCTCGG GAATATAATAGCTGATATGAAGGTGGGGTGGAATCGGAACCACATACAGAAAGGCAGCTCGGCCCGTCACTTAACCTTTGATGAAGACGATCGAGGATACAAACGTGACCGCAGCATCCTCAGCGAGCTGGGTGGCATCCCCAAAGA GAAGAGTTCTTTCTTAGCTAAAAGGTTGAAAATCTTCCCTGTTGAAGAACTGAATACAGACACGGATCTGG CTGCAGGCCCCAGCCTTTGGGATGCTGATATGGCCAGTCAGATCGCCGAGGTGATAAACCAGTGGCCCCAGAACGGCTTCGAGGAAATGATCCAGTGGACCAGAGACGGCAGGCTGTGGCAGTACCCCGTCGACAATGAAGCAG GTATTGAGGAGGAGGCCAGCGTGCCTTTTCACGAGCATGTGTTCCTGGAGCGCCACCTAGAGGAAGGCTTCCCGAAGTATGGCCCCATCAGACACTTCATGGAGCTGGTGGTCACCGGTCTGGGCAAAAACCACCAGCTGACCGTCAAACAGAAGCTGGAGCACATCGCCTGGTTTAGAGAGTACTTCCAGCAGAAACAGGACGTTCTGAAAGAGGCTGAGGCCTACTGA